TACCGAACTGACTTTTACTCATTAGGTGTTACTTTCTATGAAGTGCTAACTGGACAATTGCCCTTTCAAGCTACTGAGCCTTTAGAATTAATTCATTGCCACATAGCTAAAATACCAGTTTCGCCAAAAGTACTCAATACAGATATTCCTCAAACAGTTTCTGATATTGTCATAAAATTATTGGCTAAAACTGCTGAAGAACGATATCAAAGCGCTTTAGGGTTAAAAGCAGATTTAGAATTTGTATACAAGATATTACAAACTTCTTCTCATGTTGAAAAATTGATTATTGGTCAGCTTGATACCTACAGCCAATTTCTCATTCCTCAAAAACTTTATGGTCGTGAAAAAGAAGTTGCTACTTTGATAGATGCTTTTAAACGAATCAGCCAGGGGTCGGCTGAGACAGTCTTAGTAACTGGTTACTCAGGTGTTGGGAAATCTTCCTTAGTCAATGAAATTCATAAATCTATTGTCAGCAAACGGGGTTATTTTATTTCTGGTAAATTTGACCAATTTAAGCGAAATATTCCTTATAATTCCGTGATTCAAGCATTTCAAGACTTGGCACGACAGCTCCTCACAGAGAATGCTGAACAGATAGCTATATGGAAAACAAAACTCTTAACAGCTTTAGGAGCAAATGGTCAGATTATTATTGATGTTATTCCCGAAATTGCAAAAATTATTGGAGAACAGCCAAATGTTCCTCAATTAGGAATAACTGAATCACAAAACCGTTTTAATCGAATATTTCAACAATTTATTCATATATTTTGCCAGCGCAAACATCCACTAGTAATATTTTTAGATGACTTACAATGGGCAGATTCAGCCTCATTAAGGTTACTCCAAATCTTGATGACTAATATAGATAGCAAATATTTGTTATTAATTGGAGCATATCGTAATAACGAAGTTAATTCAACCCATCAATTAATATTAACTTTGGAAGAAATTAAAAAATCTGGTGCAACTGTCAATAATATTGTCCTTCAGCCTTTACAAATTTTTGATGTCAATGAATTAGTTAGTGAGACCCTCCATGCTGATCATATAAAGTCACAACCACTAGCTGAATTAGTATTTAATAAAACTCAAGGAAATCCTTTCTTCTTAACCCAGCTACTTAAATCATTGTATCAAGAAAACTTATTGTTTTTTAATTTTAGTAAGGGTTACTGGCAGTGGAATATTGAGCAGCTAAAAGACATAGAAATTACTGATAATGTTGTTGAATTGATGGTTGGTCAGATTCAGAAGCTGTTGCCAAAGACGCAAAATGTTTTAAGATTAGCTGCTTGTATTGGGGATAAATTTACCTTAGATACTTTAAGTATTGTTAACCAAAAGTCTTTGTCGGAAACAGCTAAAGATTTGTGGGAAGCTTTACAAACAGGTTTAATCTTACCTTTAGATAAATCTTATAAAATTCCTCTTGTTCTGAGCAGTTATCAAGAAGAAGAAGTAGCAATTAACCAAGAAGGTTTAACAGTAGTTTATAAGTTTTTACACGATAGAGTACAGCAAGCAGCCTATTCTCTTATTCCTAATTACCAGAAAAATGAGACTCACTTGAGAATAGGCAAATTGCTACTAAAAAACAGTGTACTGGAAGAACAAAAACAAAACATATTTGCTTTAGTTAATCACCTAAATTACGGTATAAATTTACTTATCTTAGAAACAGAAAAATATGAATTGGCTGAACTCAATCTCATAGCAGGTCAAAAAGCAAAAGCAGCAGCAGCGTATGAGTCTGCTATACGTTACTTAAAAGTTGGTTTGGAGTTATTAGCAACAAATAGCTGGCAGAATCAGTACAAATTGACATTAGTACTCTATGAGTCAGCAGTAGAAACAGCTTACCTTAAAGGTGATTTTGAGCAGATGGAAAAATGGGCAACAGTTGTCCTAAAACAGGCAAAAATCCCTAAAGACAAAATGAAAGTTTATGAGGTCAAAATTCAAGCTTGTATGGCGCAAGTCAGACAACTCGAAGCTTTTCAGGTTGGGTTACAAGCACTGGAACTGCTGGGGGTTAAGTTACCAGAGTCGCCTAGCGCCTCAGAAATTGAGCAAACACTATCTCAAACGGCGGCAAATTTAACTGGCAAGAGTATTGAAGACTTGCTTAACCTACCGTTAATGATAGAGGGAGATAAACTGGCAGCCATGAGGATGTTAATGAGTATGGGTTCTCCTACCTATCAAGCTGCACCTACCCTGTTTCCACTGGTTGTGTGTGAACAAGTCAATTTATCTATTAAATATGGTAATGCACCTTTCTCAGCCTACGGTTATGTTTGTTACGGTGTACTTTTAAATGGAATAATTCAGGACATTGATTCGGCTTACAAATTTGGCAAGTTATCTTTAAGTTTGGTGGAACGGTTCAATGTTTTAGAACATAAAACAAGTGTGTTTTATGTTGCGGGGGCGTGTACAATGCATGGAAAAGTCCATGCTAAAGAAACGCTGCCAATTTTAGAAGATGCTTACTCTAGCGGACTGGAAAACGGACAGTTTGAATATGGTTGCTATGCCGCGGCACAAAAATGCCAACATTTATATTTTCTAGGACAGGAACTAGCAAAACTTGAACAAGAAATGGCAACAGTTGGTGATGCCTTTGCTCAACTAAAGCAGGAAAACGCTTTAATTTGGAATAAAATTTTTCACCAGTCAGTTATTAATTTGCAAAAACAGTCTGTTAATCCATGCTATTTATTGGGTGAAGTATACAACGAAGATGAATCATTACCGCTGCTTCAGAAAGCTAATGCTAGAACTATACTTCAATACTTTTATCTTAACAAACTTATCCTTTGTTATTTATTTAGAGAATATGAAGAAGCATCGGAAAATGCAGTTCAAGCCGAGCAGTATTTAGATGGTGTTAAAGCATTTTTGGTTGTGCCTACCTTCTATTTCTATGATTCTTTAGCACAACTGGGAATTTACCCATTATCATCACCCACACAGCAAGAAGATATCTTAAATAAAATAATTAATAACCAAGAAAAAATGCAAAATTGGGCAGCCCATGCTCCAATGAATTTTCAACATAAGTATGATTTGGTAGAAGCAGAGAAAGCGCGATTATTAGGTCAATATTGGCAAGCGATGGAATATTATGACCGAGCTATTGCTGGAGCTAAGGAGCAAGGATACATCCAAGAAGAAGCGCTAGCAAATGAACTAGCAGCAAAGTTTCATTTTGAGCATGGCAGAGAAAAGCTGGCTCAAACCTATCTGACAGATGCTTATTATGGATATATTCTCTGGGGAGCAATGGCAAAAGTCAGAGATTTAGAAGTAAGCTATCCTCATATTTTTTCTCAGATACCGAATCTAACAACTAAAAATTTAGGGTTGAATCGGACAATTAGCTCTACAACAGGTGATTCTGGAGTTTTTGACTTAGCAGCAGTCGTGAAAGCTTCTCAAGCTCTTTCTGGAGAAATCGTTTTAGACAAATTATTAGCAAAATTAATGCAAATTTTGTTAGAAACTGCTGGTGCAAAAACAGGATTTTTAATTTTAGAAAAAGCTGGGCGTTTATTCATAGAAGCTTCAAGAGATTACGGGCAAGATGAGATAAACGTGCAGCAATCGACGCCTGTAGAATTTAGTCAACTTTTACCAATATCTGTGATTAATTATGTACAAAGGACTCATGATAATGTTGTACTAAACAATGCAACTAATGAAGGCGTTTTTACAGCAGATAATTATATAATTAATTACAAGCCAAAATCTCTTTTATGCACACCAATTGTTAATCAAGGAAAACTCATTGGCATCCTTTACTTAGAAAATAATTTAACCGTTGGTGCATTTACACCAGAGAGATTGGAAGTCTTACAACTTTTATCCTCTCAAGCTGCGATCGCAATTGAAAATGCCCGGCTTTATAATAATTTAGAAGAGTCTAATCGAACTTTAGAAGCAAAAGTACAGGAGCGAACCCTGGAGTTGCAAGAGAAAAATTTGCAACTCCAAAAAGAAATCCATGAACGCCAACAAGCGCAAGAAGTAGCCGCAGCTGCAAACCGTGCAAAAAGCGAATTTTTAGCTAATATGAGTCATGAACTCCGCACACCGCTTAATGGAATTTTGGGTTACGCTCAAATCTTTCAAAAAGACAAAAATTTAACAGAACAGCAAAAGAATGGTGTTAACATCATTCATCAGTGTGGTGAACACTTACTGACACTCATTAATGATATTTTAGATATCTCTAAAATTGAAGCTCGGAAAATGGAGCTTGAAGCAAAAGAATTTAACTTTACAGAATTTCTTCAGAGTATTGGGGAAATTTGCCAAATCCGTGCCGAACAAAAGGGAGTTAACTTAATTTATCAACAAGTTTCTACCTTACCTACAATAATTCGAGCTGATGAAAAACGATTACGTCAAGTTTTAATTAATTTAATAAGTAATGCAGTTAAGTTTACAGAAAAAGGTAGTATAACTTTCAAAGTAGGCTATCAGCAGGAAAAGCTTCGGTTTGAAGTGGAAGATACAGGAATTGGAATTGCAACAGATAAATTAGAAGAAATCTTTTTACCTTTTAAGCAAGTAGGTGAGAATAGTCAAAAAACTGAAGGTACAGGATTAGGATTGGCAATTAGCCGTCAATTAGTTGCAATGATGGGTGGGGAATTAAAGGTAAAGAGTACTTTAGGTAAAGGCAGCATTTTTTGGCTAGATTTAGATTTACCTGAGATTTCCCAACCAAATTATGTTCCAAATGCCAATGAGTTTAATATTATCAGTTTTGTTGGTTCTAAACGAAAAGTTTTAGTAGCGGACGATAAATGGGCAAATCGTTCTATTTTAGTCATTATATTAAAAACTTTAGGCTTTGAAGTTTTAGAAGCAACAGACGGCTTAGACGCTCTTAACAAAGCGCAAGAATTTCAGCCAGATGTAATTTTGATGGACTTGGTGATGAGTGTCATGGACGGCTTTGAAGCTACCCGTCGCTTGAGGAAGTTACCAGATTTTAAGGAAGTGGTAGTGATTGCTATCTCGGCTAGCGTTTTTGATTTTGATAAACAGCAAAGTCGAGAAGTTGGTTGTGATGATTTTATTGCCAAGCCTGTTCAGGTTGCGGAGCTTTTAGAAAAATTACGGCTTCATTTGGGAATAGAATGGGTTTATGAGGAGCAGAGTCATCAAGAACAAGTAGAAATGCCAAATATTACGCTCCTACAAACTCAAGGAGAAGTAAAAGCAGCGACTTCTGGCGATGTGAATTTCGGTAACTTACTTGTAGCTCCACCACCCGAAGAACTTAAAATTTTATTAGATTTAGCAATGAGAGGCGACCTAAGAGGTATTGCCCAAAGAGCTGTAGAATTAGCAGAATTAGATGGACAATTAGTTCCCTTTGCCACCCATTTACGTCTCCTTGCTAAAAGTTTTAAAGGGAAACAGATATTAGAGTTTCTCAAAAATTATTAAGAGGTTTTATGAATATTAATTTTAATAACAAAGGTGTCATCTTAATTGTTGATGACACTCCCAGCAATTTAGAAGTGCTGTTCGATTTTTTAGCAGATGCTGGATTTACAGTGTTGGTGGCTGAAGATGGTGAAAGTGCGATCGCTAGAGCTGAATATGCCCCACCAGACATGATTTTGTTAGATATACTCATGCCTGGAATGGATGGGTTTGAAACTTGCCAGCGTTTAAAAGTTAATGAAATCACAAAAGATATCCCCGTCATTTTTATGACGGCACTTGCTGAAACAGTCGAAAAAGTTAAAGGGTTAAATCTTGGTGCAGTAGATTACATTACCAAACCGCTTCAACACGAAGAAGTTTTAGCTCGTATCGAACTTCATCTGAGGCTTAGCAAATTAACCAAGATACTCCAAGAGCAAAATTCGCGTTTGGAAGTGGAAATTTGTGAGCGCAAACTTAAAGAGCAAAAAATCCGCGAACAAGCTGCTTTATTAGATATCACTACTGATGCAATTTTTGTTGAAGATTTAAATAGAAAAATCCGTTTTTGGAACCAAGGTGCTGAAAATCTATATGGATGGAAATCGATAGAAGCGATTAATAAAAGTGTTAATCAGCTTCTTTATAGTAAACAAACTCTATCTCAAATCCAAAAAATTCACGAAAGTTTAATTGAGTCTGGCTCATGGCAAGGTGAATTACATCAACTTACCAAACAAGGCAAAGAGATTGTTGTTGCCAGCCGCTGGACTCTGATGCGCGATAAAAATGAGCAACCCCAATCAATTCTGACTGTTAACACCGACATTACAGAGAAAAAACAACTTGAAAGGCAATTTCTCCGCGCTCAACGGCTTGAAAGCATTGGCACACTTGCTGGCGGTATTGCACACGACTTGAACAATATACTTACTCCAATTTTGACATCAGCGCAACTATTGCAATTAAAACTTCCCAATACTGATGAGCGGAGTCAACAAATGTTTAAGACCATAGAAATTAATGCTAAACGTGGGGCTGCTTTAGTTAAACAAGTGTTGCACTTTGCGCGGGGAGTTGAAGGCAAGCGCATGATTGTCCAAGTTAATCACCTATTTTCAGAAATTGAGCAAATTGTTAAGGAGACTTTTCCCAAATCGATTGAATTTTCTGTAAATATTAAGCCAGACCTCTGGGCTGTGATTGGAGATGCTACTCAACTGCATCAGTTGCTGATGAACTTAGTAGTTAATGCTCGTGATGCTATGCCAAACGGCGGTCATTTAAGTATCTCTGCTGAGAATATGTTGATTGATGAACACTATGCTTCAATGAATATTGAGGCTTCTGTCGGTTCTTATATTGTGATTACTGTTGCAGATACAGGCATTGGTATGGAACCGGAAATAGTCGATAGAATATTTGAGCCGTTTTTTACTACCAAAGATGTTGGCAAAGGTACAGGTTTAGGTCTTTCAACCGCGAGGGGTATTATTAAAAGCCACGGTGGTTTTGTGAACGTCTCTAGTAAGGTCGGAAGAGGAACTGAATTTAAAGTATTCTTGTCAGCAGTTGAGGCAACAACAACACCGTTAGCAGAAGACTTTGAACTGTTTAAAGGAAATGGAGAATTGGTTTTAGTTGTAGATGACGAAGCCAAAATTCTTGAGACTACGAAACTTACGTTAGAAACGTACAATTATCAGGTGCTTACAGCCAGGGATGGAATTGAAGCGATCGCATTATACGCGAAACACCAAAATGAAATCAATCTGGTATTGATGGATATGATGATGCCGTCAATGGATGGTGCAACTACTATTCGCGCCTTGCAAAAAATTAATTCGCTTGTCAAGATTATTGCTGTCAGCGGTCTAGTAGCCAACGACCAACTAGTAAAGACTGCTGGAATCAAAACATTTATAGCTAAACCATACACAACTAAGGAATTATTGCAAACTTTGCATACTATTCTTTACCAAGCATCAAGAAAATCAAAAAGTGCAAATAATTCGAGCCTTTGAAGGGGCAGAGGAATAGTTTTCGCAAGAATCTGGTAGGGTGCGTTATGGACTTTAGTCCTAACGTACCATCCGATTTTCGGTGCGTTACGCTGACGTGATAACACACCCTACGAAACTACGAAACTTTTGTAATCAATCAGGTTTACGAGTCGCAAAAGCTAGTTTAACGTGAATTCGACGAGTGCTATCTTGACCTCTCCCCCAGCCCCTCTCCTACGAGGAGAGGGGAGTAAAACCATCATTTTTTCTTGCTCCTCCCTCTCCGAAGCGGAAAGGGAGGTTGGGAGGGAGAGGTTCATCGAACTCACGTTAGTTTACGAGTTGCAAAAGTTAGTTTACGAGTCGCAAAAGCTGGTTTTGATGTCGCAAAAGCTAGTTTACGAGTCGCAAAAGCTGGTTTACGAGTCGCAAAAGCTAGTTTACGAGTCGCAAAAGCTGGTTTACGAGTCGCAAAAGCTAGTTTACGAGTCGCAAAAGTTAGTTTACGAGTCGCAAAAGTTAGTTTACGAGTCGCAAAAGCTGGTTTTGATGTCGCAAAAGCTAGTTTATGAGTCGCAAAAGTTAGTTTACGAGATTATATCCCGTAAGAGCGAGGATAGGGCTTGAGGAGTGTTTTAGCTTGATAAACATAAATGACGTTAGTAACTACTCCGCCTCGTCGAATTGGTAACTGTTCAATTTCATTGACGCTATTAAAGTAAGTTCGATAGCTAGCCATCAAGTCTTGTCTATGTATAAAAGAGGCGGTAGTAATGTATAAAGCATCTTTTCCCAGCCATTGTTCGGGCTTTGACCAAAAAGCAAAGCCACGCAGATCCATACCAATGTCAAAGCAAGTAATCGGTATGTGAGATATTGGTTTTAGGGACATGGCGATCGGCCCGCCTAGATAATAGCGATTAGTAAATATAAAGCTAGATTTTTCTAAAGCTGCGCTAAGGATAGGAGATTCAGCAAAACCACGCCGCAATTGCTCAATATCAATTAGTTCAGTGGAAGGGTCATCTTTGGGAGATAATAAACCTCCCATTAAGGCGTATTGGCTTGGCTTTTGCACTATTCCTGCTGTCACTTGCAGCAAAGCAATTAGCAAAATACTACTAACTACAATTCCCGAACCCAAAAGCCATCGACGCACCCTACGCCGGGATTGCTTCTGCCAAATTATTGCCTGTTGTCCTAATAGTAAAGTAATTCCCCAAAATCCTGGCATTGACCAAGCTGGTAAAATTTGCCGATATCCTCCTATAAGAGTAAATCCTATAGTTAAGGGCAGGGAAACCCATAAAATCAATAGCTGATTCGCCTCTAAATTTTTTCGAGAGGTTCGTGATTTCGGAGAAAAAATTTGAATTATTTGAGCCAGCGCTGGTTGTAAACTCACCCACCAAAGTGGGAATCCAATGGTTGGAAATAGATAAAGTACTCCAACTAAACAGACGAGGACTACATTTAATAGACTATAGCCACCGCGAGGTACTGCTCGCTCTGATTGGAATAGAAAAGATACCCAATCGTGCTGTATATTCCAAAATAAAATAGGGAAGATGGTAATCAGAAACAAGCCTAAGCTTAACCATGCCCAAGGCGAGCGGAGAACGGAGCGATGAGGTGGACTGGTTAAACAAAAACCAACTAGCCCCAAGGCTAAAATAAAACCGTGATATTTGCTGAGGCAGGCTAATCCGACTAGAGTACCAAGGATTGCTAAACGATAGCTGGGTATGTATAAATTAGTTGAGCAAGACTCATCTTTCAACAAGCTACGCTTTTGAGTTGCAGGCTGCTGCAAAAATTCATCAGCTGCAAAATACAAACTAGCTGACCAAAAAAACATTAAAGGACTGTCAGGTAGACTGAGGAGGCCAAAGCCAACTAAAAAAATTGGACTTATAGTAGCGATCGCTAAAGTTAAACTAGCAGCTTGGGCAGAGAAAATTCTTAAGCTAGTTAGATACAACAGCAGCAAACTGCCAGTGTACAAAATTAGCGCTCCCAAACGAATCGTGAATTGCGATACAACTCCAGTCAGCCACGGGCCAAAACCGGTTGTCAGCGCCACCATAACCGGGTGATCAAAATAGCTCCAGTCCAAATGCAAGCTGTAAACATAGTAGTAAGCTTCATCAAAAGTAGGGTAAAGCCAGAAAGCGATAAAAGCTCGAAACAGCAGTCCCCCAACCAGCAGAAAAAGTACTAACTGATTAGTTTTTTGCGCTAACCATTTCTGAGCTATTTGCATTTAAGCGAATTCCTACCCTTAATTTCTAGACCAATTAGTAAATTTCGGCTTGATTACACTAGCGAAGACTTTCACTAAAAACAGTAGGTCTAGCCAACTTACAAAACTAGTTCCCAAATATACCATTGATAGCAACTTTGGGCTATCTTCCTGTGGAAAATTTGTTACTCGGCTTGACAAACTTTAGAGTCATGCGTAGGCGTAGCCCGTCGCAGACATCGCTCTCACCAATGGCAAGGTAACGCTCTTTATCCTTTTCACCATGACTTAAACTTGGCGGCAGTGACCAAACACCACCTACATAGTCTTTAGTATCTTTGGGGTTAGCGTTAATCTCCGACTTGCCCACAAGCTTAAACCCAATCTTTTCCAAAGCAGCAATTACCCTATCTTCAGACACATAGCCTGTCTTAGCACTTTCTTGCAAAGAGATGCCGGGTTTAGCGCGATGCTCTTCTATCCCTAAGATTCCCCCTGGTTTCAGGGCTTTGTAAACAGCAGCATAAACTTTATTGTCATAGCCAGCGCTGACCCAGTTATGAATGTTGCGGAAGGTCAGAACCATATCTACAGAGTTGTCTGGAGCCAGAGTGAGTTCATTTGGTGGATTAATTTGAACTATTTTGACTTTGCCAAAGACTTGAGGACGAGCTGTTAATCTTTCTAGAAAAGCTTTCGCTGGGTTGCTTTTTTGGGGGTCAAAGTTAGTAACAATCAACTGTCCCTTTTGGGCAAGAAAGGGCGCTAAAATCTCGGTGTACCAGCCACTTCCCGGCCAGAGTTCAACCACAGTCATGTCTGGGCGCAGTCCAAAGAATTCGAGAGTTTCGGCTGGATGGCGGTACTTGTCTCTGGCGCGATTCTGTTGGGAGCGATCGCTACTAGCTAGCACAGTTTGAATTGTTGTGCTGTTGCCAACTGGAGTTTTCGTAGTCTCGTTAGCTAAAACCCAAGGGGCAGGCGTGAACACAAGCAACAGACAAGTTAATACCTTAAGCAAGCTGAGAGAAAGCCCTATCAAAGCAAAGTTTGCTTGAAATTTCATGGTAATTATTTTAAATTTTAATTAACTGTATAAAACACTACTTCAATTTAGATTTTATCAGGCACTATTAAGACCTTAGATGAATGAAGTATTTTAAAGCTCATGCGATTATCTGGTCTGTAACCTAGTTTTTTATTCTCTCAACTGTAAACCATTAACGACGTGCAAAACCATAGCATAAATTCCTTATTCTGTTTATTAAGAAATTAATAAATAAGTGGATATAACAAAACTGAAGATACTTTATGGCTTGTAGTTTGCTATTTTGCGAAGAAAACACAAACTAAAAACTTCAATTCATTCATGTCTATCTACTTATCAGGGTCGCTAAATATTCTGGATTATGGACAGACCTGAAGACACTGTACTAGCAATTTTTATTGTATTAGCACTCTTGATTACTACTTTTTTTGGAATTCCAGAAATTTATCGAATGTATTTTGGAGGATTAAAAAATGATACTATGCAAAGACATTAAATTAGAAAAATCAATATTTATACAATATTTATGAAATTTTCTCATGCTGATAGAGAAAAAACTAAATCTGATCAAAATTTTACTCGAACAATGAAAGATAACACTAACAAATGGTTAGCACTTTGGTGGTTACAAGTATTTTTGTCAACAGCAACAATAACTAGGCTCGCACACACAGTAGCAAAGCTTGGTCAATTTGTATTTATTATTAAAATTACTCTTGTAGGCACTGCACTTTTATTTTTGACCTTTTGGCTAATCTTTGCCTACCGGGGTGTTTCAACTCGCAACGAGAAAATTAAAAATTTACTTTACTATGGTATTCCTTGCTGTGGTGTTGCTGGCTTCGTTTTAGGTGTTATTTAAAAGATGCAGAAGAGAATAAATATTATAGCGACAGCCTTGGCGTTTTTCTAACTGCATAGCTATTTTATTAATAATTCATTTTGATTGTCAAAATCAAAGTTTTTATGAATAAACGTGAGATTTCATTAACTACAATATCTATATTTTTAGGTGCGCTGACATTTGGAGTCAGCTTAGATAGAAATGTTAAGGATTTTTGGAAAATATTGATACCAGGTTTAGGATCAATTGGTTGTGGTTTAGTATTATCTATAGTCAAGCCAACTGAAAGCGAGTTTGAAAAACAATGTAATGAACGTATAGCACGTTTAACTCAGTGGGAAGATTCTTTGATACTATTAGAATCTCAACTTAATCAAAATATAGAAGCTGTAGAGGTGGTTAAGAGTAAGTTTGAATTAGAACACACTAAAAGTATTCAAGAACTGGAAAAGAAGCACTTATCTTTACAATATTTATATGAATCAGAATTTTCGCATTTAGTTGAAAGTAGGAAGCAGTTTGAGCAGCAAAATGAAATCTTTCGCCAACAAA
This region of Nostoc sp. UHCC 0302 genomic DNA includes:
- a CDS encoding AAA family ATPase, with translation MSINITNYKLIKIIYDDSTICLYRALKEPDQTLVIIKTIKSEYPTIEQLAQLRHEYEILRDLDIEGVIKPLALESYQNGVALIFSDFEGEPLKNFINNVNFKLSNFLQIAIKLTSTLAQLHDNKIIHKDIKPESILINLEKTEIKIINFSISSRLLKESQIVSNPNLLEGTLPYISPEQTGRMNRSIDYRTDFYSLGVTFYEVLTGQLPFQATEPLELIHCHIAKIPVSPKVLNTDIPQTVSDIVIKLLAKTAEERYQSALGLKADLEFVYKILQTSSHVEKLIIGQLDTYSQFLIPQKLYGREKEVATLIDAFKRISQGSAETVLVTGYSGVGKSSLVNEIHKSIVSKRGYFISGKFDQFKRNIPYNSVIQAFQDLARQLLTENAEQIAIWKTKLLTALGANGQIIIDVIPEIAKIIGEQPNVPQLGITESQNRFNRIFQQFIHIFCQRKHPLVIFLDDLQWADSASLRLLQILMTNIDSKYLLLIGAYRNNEVNSTHQLILTLEEIKKSGATVNNIVLQPLQIFDVNELVSETLHADHIKSQPLAELVFNKTQGNPFFLTQLLKSLYQENLLFFNFSKGYWQWNIEQLKDIEITDNVVELMVGQIQKLLPKTQNVLRLAACIGDKFTLDTLSIVNQKSLSETAKDLWEALQTGLILPLDKSYKIPLVLSSYQEEEVAINQEGLTVVYKFLHDRVQQAAYSLIPNYQKNETHLRIGKLLLKNSVLEEQKQNIFALVNHLNYGINLLILETEKYELAELNLIAGQKAKAAAAYESAIRYLKVGLELLATNSWQNQYKLTLVLYESAVETAYLKGDFEQMEKWATVVLKQAKIPKDKMKVYEVKIQACMAQVRQLEAFQVGLQALELLGVKLPESPSASEIEQTLSQTAANLTGKSIEDLLNLPLMIEGDKLAAMRMLMSMGSPTYQAAPTLFPLVVCEQVNLSIKYGNAPFSAYGYVCYGVLLNGIIQDIDSAYKFGKLSLSLVERFNVLEHKTSVFYVAGACTMHGKVHAKETLPILEDAYSSGLENGQFEYGCYAAAQKCQHLYFLGQELAKLEQEMATVGDAFAQLKQENALIWNKIFHQSVINLQKQSVNPCYLLGEVYNEDESLPLLQKANARTILQYFYLNKLILCYLFREYEEASENAVQAEQYLDGVKAFLVVPTFYFYDSLAQLGIYPLSSPTQQEDILNKIINNQEKMQNWAAHAPMNFQHKYDLVEAEKARLLGQYWQAMEYYDRAIAGAKEQGYIQEEALANELAAKFHFEHGREKLAQTYLTDAYYGYILWGAMAKVRDLEVSYPHIFSQIPNLTTKNLGLNRTISSTTGDSGVFDLAAVVKASQALSGEIVLDKLLAKLMQILLETAGAKTGFLILEKAGRLFIEASRDYGQDEINVQQSTPVEFSQLLPISVINYVQRTHDNVVLNNATNEGVFTADNYIINYKPKSLLCTPIVNQGKLIGILYLENNLTVGAFTPERLEVLQLLSSQAAIAIENARLYNNLEESNRTLEAKVQERTLELQEKNLQLQKEIHERQQAQEVAAAANRAKSEFLANMSHELRTPLNGILGYAQIFQKDKNLTEQQKNGVNIIHQCGEHLLTLINDILDISKIEARKMELEAKEFNFTEFLQSIGEICQIRAEQKGVNLIYQQVSTLPTIIRADEKRLRQVLINLISNAVKFTEKGSITFKVGYQQEKLRFEVEDTGIGIATDKLEEIFLPFKQVGENSQKTEGTGLGLAISRQLVAMMGGELKVKSTLGKGSIFWLDLDLPEISQPNYVPNANEFNIISFVGSKRKVLVADDKWANRSILVIILKTLGFEVLEATDGLDALNKAQEFQPDVILMDLVMSVMDGFEATRRLRKLPDFKEVVVIAISASVFDFDKQQSREVGCDDFIAKPVQVAELLEKLRLHLGIEWVYEEQSHQEQVEMPNITLLQTQGEVKAATSGDVNFGNLLVAPPPEELKILLDLAMRGDLRGIAQRAVELAELDGQLVPFATHLRLLAKSFKGKQILEFLKNY
- a CDS encoding response regulator, which gives rise to MNINFNNKGVILIVDDTPSNLEVLFDFLADAGFTVLVAEDGESAIARAEYAPPDMILLDILMPGMDGFETCQRLKVNEITKDIPVIFMTALAETVEKVKGLNLGAVDYITKPLQHEEVLARIELHLRLSKLTKILQEQNSRLEVEICERKLKEQKIREQAALLDITTDAIFVEDLNRKIRFWNQGAENLYGWKSIEAINKSVNQLLYSKQTLSQIQKIHESLIESGSWQGELHQLTKQGKEIVVASRWTLMRDKNEQPQSILTVNTDITEKKQLERQFLRAQRLESIGTLAGGIAHDLNNILTPILTSAQLLQLKLPNTDERSQQMFKTIEINAKRGAALVKQVLHFARGVEGKRMIVQVNHLFSEIEQIVKETFPKSIEFSVNIKPDLWAVIGDATQLHQLLMNLVVNARDAMPNGGHLSISAENMLIDEHYASMNIEASVGSYIVITVADTGIGMEPEIVDRIFEPFFTTKDVGKGTGLGLSTARGIIKSHGGFVNVSSKVGRGTEFKVFLSAVEATTTPLAEDFELFKGNGELVLVVDDEAKILETTKLTLETYNYQVLTARDGIEAIALYAKHQNEINLVLMDMMMPSMDGATTIRALQKINSLVKIIAVSGLVANDQLVKTAGIKTFIAKPYTTKELLQTLHTILYQASRKSKSANNSSL
- a CDS encoding glycosyltransferase family 39 protein produces the protein MQIAQKWLAQKTNQLVLFLLVGGLLFRAFIAFWLYPTFDEAYYYVYSLHLDWSYFDHPVMVALTTGFGPWLTGVVSQFTIRLGALILYTGSLLLLYLTSLRIFSAQAASLTLAIATISPIFLVGFGLLSLPDSPLMFFWSASLYFAADEFLQQPATQKRSLLKDESCSTNLYIPSYRLAILGTLVGLACLSKYHGFILALGLVGFCLTSPPHRSVLRSPWAWLSLGLFLITIFPILFWNIQHDWVSFLFQSERAVPRGGYSLLNVVLVCLVGVLYLFPTIGFPLWWVSLQPALAQIIQIFSPKSRTSRKNLEANQLLILWVSLPLTIGFTLIGGYRQILPAWSMPGFWGITLLLGQQAIIWQKQSRRRVRRWLLGSGIVVSSILLIALLQVTAGIVQKPSQYALMGGLLSPKDDPSTELIDIEQLRRGFAESPILSAALEKSSFIFTNRYYLGGPIAMSLKPISHIPITCFDIGMDLRGFAFWSKPEQWLGKDALYITTASFIHRQDLMASYRTYFNSVNEIEQLPIRRGGVVTNVIYVYQAKTLLKPYPRSYGI
- a CDS encoding methyltransferase domain-containing protein; protein product: MKFQANFALIGLSLSLLKVLTCLLLVFTPAPWVLANETTKTPVGNSTTIQTVLASSDRSQQNRARDKYRHPAETLEFFGLRPDMTVVELWPGSGWYTEILAPFLAQKGQLIVTNFDPQKSNPAKAFLERLTARPQVFGKVKIVQINPPNELTLAPDNSVDMVLTFRNIHNWVSAGYDNKVYAAVYKALKPGGILGIEEHRAKPGISLQESAKTGYVSEDRVIAALEKIGFKLVGKSEINANPKDTKDYVGGVWSLPPSLSHGEKDKERYLAIGESDVCDGLRLRMTLKFVKPSNKFSTGR